A window of Haloarcula sp. DT43 genomic DNA:
ACGCCAGCCGGTCACGAAGACACAGGGGTACTGGGCCTCCCAGTACGGCCGCGGCCGCCCGAACGACGAGGCCAACGACGGGTCCATCCCGGGCCCGTTCCAGGGCATCCGCGAGGCGACGCCGCCCTACCGATTCAAGTGGTCGGAGATGGTCGAGTCGCTGCACCAGCGCGCCGACAACGACGAGCCGGACCCCTACGACGGCTACAGCCTCTCGTATGTCAACCCCGCCACCGGCTCGCCGCCGCTGTTCCCGACGATGTCGTTCCGCGCCCAGCTTCTGCAGGAGGCGACCGACGCCCACTTCCACAACGCCACGGAGGTGTTCTTCGTCGTCGAGGGCGAGGGCGCGACCCACGTCGACGGCGAGGCGCTCTCCTGGAGCGAGCGGGACATCTTCGTCGTCCCCCCGGACGCGACCCACCACCACGAACTGGACGGCGACGAGGCCATCCTCCTCGGGATGACCGACCGCCCGGTGTTCGAGGCGATGAACTTCTACGCGGAAGCCAGCCCCTCCTCGTAAGCCCGTCCCAGTGGGGCCGGTCCCCGGACCGCCACCGACCCACACAACAACGGGTATCTTTATAATCTATCATCGATATCTGCCTATACGGTATGGTTAACGACGATAGCCCAGTCACACGTCGCTCGTATCTCAAGGGAACCGCCGGTGCCGCTGTGACGGCCAGCCTCGCCGGGTGTGCCTTCGGCGGCGGTGGCGGCAGTGACGATACGCTCACAATCGCCGGGACGGTTCCCGAGACGGGGGCCTTCTCCTCGCTCGGACAGGACCTGCGGCGCGGGTACGAACTCGGACAGGCCCGGATGAACGAGCAACTCGACCGCGACGTCGAGCTTCTCCTCCAGGACGACGAGAGCGACGCCCAGACGCTCCGGCAGAACCTCCAGCAGATGACCAGTAACAACGACGTCAACATGATATGGGGAAGCTTCTCCAGTCTGCTGGTCACCGCCGGGAGCGCCTACGCGGAAAACCAGAACCTCCCGTTCCTGGGCATCGCCTTCGCCTACGAGGAACCTCACCGCAACGACAACTACGAGTGGACGTACGCACCGTTCCCGAAGTCCCGTGACGTCGCCCGCTCGACGCTCGGGACCCTGGAACTCATCCCGGAGAGCGAACGGCCCAGCCGCGTCGGCATCTGGGAGCCAAACTCCGGGTGGGGCAGAGAACAGGCCGAGTACTGGGAGACCCGGCTGGGCGAGGCCGGCTACGACATCGTCCTGCGGGAGACGTTCGAAATCGGCTCGCAGGACTTCTCGACGCTCATCAGCCAGTCCCAGAGCGCCGACGTCGAGGTGCTGCTGTCGAACCCGACGCCGGGCGGCGGCATCACGGCGGTCAACCAGATGCAGTCGAACAACTGGTCGCCGGACATGCTCAAGTTCGTCCGCGGGGCCGACCCGTCCGCGTGGTGGTCGGCCCTCGGCGACGCGGGCGCGTACGCGCTGATGTGTCCGGGCTGGGTCCCGGGCCTGACCGGCAACGGGAACCAGCAGCTCCGGGAGACCTACACGAGCGAGTACGAGACCGAGGGCCAGTACATGCCGGTCAACGTCGGCGGGTCCTACAACCTCACGCAGGTCGCGCTCCAGGCGGTCCAGGCCGCC
This region includes:
- a CDS encoding ABC transporter substrate-binding protein yields the protein MVNDDSPVTRRSYLKGTAGAAVTASLAGCAFGGGGGSDDTLTIAGTVPETGAFSSLGQDLRRGYELGQARMNEQLDRDVELLLQDDESDAQTLRQNLQQMTSNNDVNMIWGSFSSLLVTAGSAYAENQNLPFLGIAFAYEEPHRNDNYEWTYAPFPKSRDVARSTLGTLELIPESERPSRVGIWEPNSGWGREQAEYWETRLGEAGYDIVLRETFEIGSQDFSTLISQSQSADVEVLLSNPTPGGGITAVNQMQSNNWSPDMLKFVRGADPSAWWSALGDAGAYALMCPGWVPGLTGNGNQQLRETYTSEYETEGQYMPVNVGGSYNLTQVALQAVQAAGSIEAEAIRDALRSETFQTVIGEFGFEDNGLPAEGELTAPTGQWWDGAQRLAYPNTGSERALEFRYPIPPWSER